From one Sulfurimonas sp. genomic stretch:
- a CDS encoding chemotaxis protein CheA, producing the protein MMSGINFSDIAKEFREESLELLDAMENSLINIRENGMDDESINAVFRAAHTIKGTAGMYKIDFVVEFTHIAENLLDQIRNGKIEMNDELGELLLECKDHMQNLVEFSVATNNEKPPHEELSENTKRLGDALNANLSGIAAIEQTQSTKSQEDELDSSLQERSWNLKIKFNENIMEHGFEPASFLAYLRKNSSSFVSTTKISKVPLIKKLEPTNCYVKFKIDFTTTLSKEEIIDVFEFVEDDCTLNLNEVETPTDTTQEQNHEDTKTHETTQEVKKQESGPKQTSTIPKIQPSYTIRVDAEKIDLLINLIGEMVVANANVVQQSIDIKNNELTESVSIVSRMLEDIRENAMQIRMVQIGETFNRFKRIIMDLSKKLGKDIELVIKGGETELDKTVIEKITDPLVHIVRNAIDHGIEEPENRGGKNVKGTVQLNAYHDAGTVVIEISDDGKGLDKDVLYTKAVEKGLIEDGVTLSEQDIFKLILEPGFSTAPAVTDLSGRGVGMDVVKRNIEALRGNIEIQSKLGEGTQFIIRLPLTLAIIDGFLVQVGETSYVIPLDMVVECIELSDEERKEMHGNNFVNLRGTILPLLNVGEFFNEKTNEDARTNIIVVHYGGKRYGFIVEELYGEFQTVIKPLGKIFSELRGISGATILGSGKVALILDVPLLVGNVLSRATRGAGDEMRIA; encoded by the coding sequence ATGATGTCCGGAATAAACTTTAGTGATATAGCTAAAGAGTTTAGAGAGGAAAGCTTAGAACTGCTTGATGCAATGGAGAACTCGCTTATAAATATTCGTGAAAACGGAATGGATGATGAATCTATAAATGCCGTTTTTCGAGCAGCACATACTATAAAAGGCACTGCCGGTATGTATAAGATCGATTTTGTAGTAGAATTTACACATATTGCAGAGAATCTGTTAGATCAGATTAGAAATGGCAAGATCGAGATGAACGATGAGTTAGGTGAACTCCTTTTAGAGTGTAAAGACCATATGCAAAATCTAGTGGAGTTTTCAGTAGCTACAAATAACGAAAAGCCTCCTCACGAAGAGCTGTCTGAAAATACTAAAAGACTGGGTGATGCACTGAATGCCAACCTTTCAGGTATTGCTGCTATTGAACAAACACAATCTACAAAATCTCAAGAAGATGAACTTGATAGTTCTTTACAAGAGCGCAGCTGGAACTTAAAGATCAAATTCAATGAGAACATAATGGAACACGGATTTGAACCTGCCAGTTTCTTAGCATATTTACGTAAAAACTCATCCTCATTTGTCTCAACTACAAAAATATCTAAAGTACCTTTAATCAAAAAACTTGAACCTACAAACTGTTACGTTAAATTCAAAATTGATTTTACAACTACATTAAGCAAAGAAGAGATTATCGATGTTTTTGAATTTGTAGAGGATGATTGTACATTAAACCTAAACGAAGTGGAAACTCCGACTGATACTACTCAAGAGCAGAACCATGAAGATACAAAGACTCATGAAACCACTCAAGAAGTAAAAAAACAAGAGAGCGGACCTAAACAAACATCTACAATACCTAAGATCCAACCTTCATATACTATACGCGTAGATGCTGAGAAAATAGACCTTCTTATAAACCTTATAGGTGAAATGGTAGTTGCTAACGCTAACGTAGTTCAGCAGTCAATAGACATCAAAAACAATGAACTTACAGAATCCGTCTCTATAGTTTCAAGGATGCTTGAAGATATACGCGAAAACGCGATGCAGATCAGGATGGTGCAGATCGGTGAAACATTTAACCGCTTTAAGCGAATTATCATGGATCTTTCAAAAAAACTTGGAAAAGATATAGAATTAGTTATAAAAGGTGGAGAAACGGAACTTGATAAAACTGTAATTGAAAAGATAACCGATCCGCTTGTTCACATAGTCCGTAATGCTATCGATCACGGTATAGAAGAGCCAGAAAACCGCGGCGGTAAAAATGTCAAAGGAACGGTTCAACTAAATGCTTACCACGATGCAGGTACTGTTGTTATAGAGATCTCTGATGACGGTAAAGGTTTAGATAAAGATGTACTATACACAAAAGCGGTAGAGAAAGGTCTTATTGAAGATGGTGTTACTCTATCTGAGCAGGATATTTTCAAACTTATTCTAGAACCGGGCTTTTCAACTGCACCTGCAGTTACGGATCTATCAGGCCGTGGTGTGGGAATGGATGTAGTTAAGAGAAATATTGAAGCTCTACGCGGAAATATAGAGATACAAAGCAAACTTGGTGAAGGAACTCAGTTCATTATCAGACTTCCTCTGACACTTGCAATAATAGATGGCTTTTTAGTCCAAGTTGGTGAGACCTCTTATGTAATCCCTCTTGACATGGTTGTAGAATGTATAGAACTAAGTGATGAAGAGAGAAAAGAGATGCACGGTAACAACTTCGTCAACTTACGTGGAACTATTCTACCTCTTCTAAATGTAGGTGAATTTTTCAATGAAAAAACAAATGAAGATGCAAGAACCAACATCATAGTTGTTCACTATGGAGGAAAACGCTACGGATTCATAGTTGAAGAGCTTTATGGAGAGTTTCAAACGGTTATTAAACCACTTGGAAAGATCTTTTCAGAACTTCGAGGAATAAGTGGAGCAACCATTCTTGGAAGCGGAAAGGTAGCTCTTATACTTGACGTACCTTTGCTAGTGGGGAATGTTTTATCCCGTGCGACACGAGGAGCAGGTGATGAGATGAGAATCGCATAA
- a CDS encoding lipid asymmetry maintenance protein MlaB, translating into MVTLDASTLNINPASELTIYQVEEITKLVQESFSNAKQVLINLQQTEKIDTAGFQLLISLQKSCSKTNKNFEIIELNSSVENFLTLCGFSFETKENL; encoded by the coding sequence ATGGTTACGTTAGATGCTTCTACTTTGAATATTAATCCTGCTAGCGAATTAACTATATACCAAGTAGAAGAGATTACAAAACTCGTACAAGAATCGTTTTCAAATGCTAAACAAGTATTAATTAATCTACAACAAACTGAAAAAATAGACACTGCAGGCTTTCAACTACTCATATCACTCCAGAAAAGTTGTTCTAAAACAAATAAAAATTTTGAAATTATTGAACTAAATAGTTCAGTTGAGAACTTTTTAACACTATGTGGATTCAGTTTTGAGACAAAGGAGAACCTATGA
- a CDS encoding response regulator: MSKKVLIVDDSSVMRMTVSSILKESGYEVIEADNGQSGFDKAMATPVDLIISDVNMPVMDGLSFVRLLKEQSQYRFVPIIMLTTVTGQSDIEAGKAAGVKAWMVKPFDKAKLLGAVAKLLG; the protein is encoded by the coding sequence ATGTCAAAAAAAGTATTAATTGTAGATGATTCAAGCGTAATGCGAATGACGGTCAGCTCAATTCTTAAAGAATCAGGGTATGAAGTAATCGAAGCAGATAACGGTCAATCAGGTTTTGATAAAGCGATGGCAACTCCAGTTGATCTTATTATAAGTGATGTAAATATGCCTGTTATGGATGGTTTATCATTCGTTCGTTTGCTTAAAGAACAATCTCAGTACCGCTTTGTACCTATTATTATGCTTACGACCGTAACAGGACAATCAGATATAGAAGCTGGAAAAGCTGCAGGTGTAAAAGCATGGATGGTTAAACCATTTGATAAAGCAAAACTGCTCGGTGCAGTTGCAAAACTTTTAGGTTGA
- a CDS encoding response regulator transcription factor: protein MIANLLLLKNKTVLFAEDDKIIREQTIEILGMIFDKVFWAEDGQKAFELYEDESPDIIISDIKMPNVDGLQLVDKIRSVDYKIPIVLLTSFTEQKMLLDAANLSVDGYVIKPIELNTLISTISKAMKRVEKNVGIITLQKDLFFNSGTQELYQNGFIVSLGVKELELIKLLIDNRSRTVTKDEISEALWPLDSTSESSIKNLVLRIRKKLNTDIIVSVRGIGYRLNTRNMPE, encoded by the coding sequence ATGATTGCTAATCTTTTACTTTTAAAAAATAAAACCGTTCTCTTTGCTGAAGATGATAAAATCATTAGAGAGCAAACAATAGAGATACTTGGAATGATATTTGATAAAGTTTTTTGGGCTGAAGATGGACAAAAAGCTTTTGAATTGTACGAAGATGAATCTCCGGATATTATCATCAGTGATATTAAGATGCCAAATGTAGACGGACTTCAGTTGGTTGATAAAATAAGATCTGTTGATTATAAAATACCAATAGTATTACTTACGAGTTTTACAGAACAAAAAATGCTTCTAGATGCAGCAAACCTATCTGTAGACGGATATGTTATAAAACCGATAGAGTTAAATACTCTTATTAGTACCATTAGTAAAGCTATGAAGCGCGTTGAAAAAAATGTTGGAATTATTACGTTGCAAAAAGATCTTTTCTTCAACTCCGGTACACAAGAACTATATCAAAACGGATTCATTGTTTCTCTAGGTGTAAAAGAACTAGAACTGATAAAGTTATTAATTGACAACCGTTCAAGAACAGTTACAAAAGATGAAATATCTGAAGCACTATGGCCTCTTGATAGCACTTCTGAATCATCAATAAAAAATTTGGTTCTAAGAATTCGTAAAAAATTAAATACAGATATAATAGTGTCTGTAAGAGGGATAGGCTATAGACTAAATACTAGAAATATGCCGGAGTAG
- a CDS encoding PAS domain S-box protein, with product MKIFLLLICLYITQLSAFQSFKIIDENNSIKILNKPAYFSGEISHKEAYKKFKNGDFSQLKNKEAKSFGFSNAPLWIALELINNSDEKRFLTLMNTSLERVELFKYRDNKLISSAKNGVLVQNNEKDVKSFEPMFNLNIKNTPITYLLKINSLSPLIAPIYISDEVSLLNLQQPRIILFAIFSGVILSLLLYNLFLYLSTQEIDYALYTAYTFFIFILIVYTREYLHFWLEISASSDSLLETIGLEGASIFLLLFTLKFFNIKELHPKIYRSSLIIGFLASLLFLLTLFLSIFGQYANIIIFAIVNLLSLYICIVSYFNNYTPAKYFCIALGGFLVGSMVFIGINIGFIPYTIYTDSAMLAGTAWEVMFFSLALGYRIKLLHEERNEAISKLKVQDKILFLQSRQASVGELVGNIAHQWREPLAEIGSIQTNLKATLLFKGSVVKEKLLSSIEQSYSIIRHLSDTIDTFYRFFRHKISDKEEFSVNEEIKNLQKMVHYSLEVENITLKYDAKTEISVFGDSSELSNALLNIILNAKDVLVERKVENPLISITNYRSGDDIFIRVEDNAGGINQEPIEKVFDISISSKAEGIGIGLYIAKSIIERRMRGKLSVENGTQGAVFTIMLPAVFEVINLEEESELYDIEESAIKKIDMLEKQVARSLELEKALSQWEDIFNQTHWGVAVHKGASNYFEMVNPAFCRMYGYSEKELKDKSVQELFSDESLEVLDEKQKEAFTKGFVSFEAIHVRKDGSKFPVNIDITVIKNENGEILYHIANVRDITEQKQANARLLLKKFAIDHINESIYLADENGKFYYVNEGACRSLGYTQEEMLKLGVADIDPDWPAERWSENWEFLKEHKTAIMALRHQRKDGTIFPVEIVANYFVYDGVPYIMGFARDITERLLLEEQRDNERMRLFFERQLVGMAITSANKGWLQVNDKFCEMLGYSREELEGLTWNDLTHPDDLTSSFEYFERLINGDIDDYMVEKRYIRKDKEVVYTNLAVSCVRSQDGSVEYILALLEDITERKQMEDSLRKNQKFLVDAQRVSHVGSWELDIQNNILSWSDETYRIFELNKEDVSNLHKTFYDYVHPDDREMVSTLYEESLKTKLPYEVDHKILMPDGRVKYVTERCETSYDENGISLYSIGTVHDITERKLMEKELADSHSFLNKLIDSVPDPIFVKDREHRWKILNKAFCEFIEKSHSELIGKSDYDFFPKEEADVFWEKDEFVFNSKDVNINEEDFTSSDGVTHRIETVKSMFENGDGKQYLVGTIRDITKRIEATNALKEKSDELQKALAFNEGIINAIPDLLFEVDKDGVYVGVWAQDKELLVSQREILLGKNYKDVLPPDVVKVASESINEVDEKGYSLGNSYSLELTSGKKWFELSVSKKSSSDTYMVLARDITKRKEAEEAVIELNMSLENRVAERTLELQQSLEFTKGIINAIPDLLFEVDREGTYLGVWAQNEELLATQKEYLLGKNFKDVLSGEATKIALEGIKEADEKGLSFGKIIKIDLDDGEHWFELSTSAKRISGTFLVISRDITYRKKAEDSLRESEEKFRAMVENSPDVIIRYDLDGRRTYVNPIGQLLMNKPLENIIGKAPKDNSPLPTTHEFEKVFAKVVSEGKELTIEAPYIMPNGEERWGEQRIIPELDDNGNVVSVLLVGRDLTERKKLESMHQELELLGSALDHTSEAIYLIDNDLLSIIYVNDGACKMLGYTQEELCTMNLSDIDAEHSLDEIADVSADVIKNQELFFETKHKKKNGDIIDVEIVGSTFIFNNKRVGLSVVKDITHKKEKDKQVKLLQTAINRGNDAVYIIGDDRSILYVNDVACNMLGYTREELLRMKVEDIDKYMSTDEVDNVKTDLLNKKEIIFRTKHQAKNKKLIDVEIKVTEFEHDKQTLRLSIVKAL from the coding sequence ATGAAAATATTTCTCTTGTTGATATGTTTGTATATTACGCAACTATCGGCATTTCAATCATTTAAAATTATTGATGAAAATAATAGTATAAAGATACTCAATAAACCTGCATACTTTTCAGGAGAAATTTCACATAAAGAGGCATATAAAAAGTTTAAAAACGGAGATTTTAGTCAACTTAAAAATAAAGAAGCAAAAAGTTTCGGTTTTAGTAATGCTCCGTTATGGATAGCACTTGAATTAATTAATAATAGTGATGAAAAGAGATTTTTAACTCTTATGAATACTTCTTTAGAAAGAGTTGAGTTATTTAAATATAGGGACAATAAATTAATATCAAGTGCAAAAAACGGTGTACTGGTACAAAATAATGAAAAGGATGTTAAGAGTTTTGAACCTATGTTTAACTTAAATATTAAGAATACACCTATAACTTACCTGCTTAAAATCAACTCGCTTTCACCGCTTATAGCACCAATATACATAAGTGATGAAGTATCTTTATTAAATTTGCAACAGCCTAGAATTATTTTATTCGCTATCTTTAGCGGTGTCATTTTAAGTCTTTTATTATACAACCTGTTCTTGTATTTATCAACACAAGAGATAGATTATGCTTTATATACTGCTTATACATTTTTTATATTTATTTTAATCGTATATACGCGTGAATATCTTCATTTTTGGCTGGAGATTTCAGCAAGTTCAGATTCTCTTTTAGAAACGATAGGTTTAGAAGGTGCATCAATATTTTTATTACTATTTACTTTGAAGTTTTTTAATATTAAAGAGTTGCATCCTAAAATATATAGAAGCTCACTAATTATAGGTTTCTTAGCATCTTTGTTATTTTTGCTCACCCTATTTTTAAGTATCTTTGGTCAATACGCAAATATTATAATTTTTGCTATTGTAAATCTTCTATCATTGTACATATGTATAGTAAGTTACTTTAATAATTACACTCCTGCCAAATACTTTTGTATAGCACTTGGTGGTTTTTTAGTTGGTTCTATGGTATTTATAGGAATCAACATCGGTTTTATACCTTATACTATTTATACCGATTCTGCAATGCTTGCAGGCACTGCATGGGAGGTTATGTTTTTTTCACTTGCTTTAGGATATAGGATCAAACTATTACATGAAGAGCGAAATGAAGCGATATCTAAGTTAAAAGTTCAAGACAAAATACTTTTTTTACAATCTCGCCAAGCATCTGTTGGTGAACTTGTAGGTAATATTGCACATCAATGGAGAGAACCACTTGCAGAGATAGGCTCAATTCAGACAAATCTTAAAGCGACACTTCTGTTTAAGGGAAGTGTTGTTAAAGAGAAACTTCTAAGCTCCATAGAGCAAAGTTATAGCATTATACGTCATCTCTCAGATACCATAGATACATTTTATCGTTTTTTTAGACACAAGATAAGTGATAAAGAGGAGTTTAGTGTAAATGAAGAGATAAAGAACCTACAAAAGATGGTTCACTATTCACTTGAAGTAGAAAATATTACTTTAAAATATGACGCTAAAACAGAAATTTCAGTTTTTGGTGATAGTAGTGAATTATCAAATGCCTTACTTAACATCATACTAAATGCTAAAGACGTACTGGTAGAGAGGAAAGTAGAAAATCCGCTTATTTCGATAACTAATTATAGAAGTGGAGATGACATCTTTATTAGAGTAGAGGATAATGCAGGTGGTATTAATCAAGAACCAATAGAGAAAGTTTTTGATATTTCAATAAGTTCAAAAGCTGAGGGTATAGGTATAGGGCTTTATATTGCAAAGTCTATAATAGAGAGAAGGATGCGCGGAAAATTAAGTGTTGAAAACGGTACCCAAGGAGCCGTATTTACAATAATGCTTCCTGCTGTCTTTGAGGTTATTAACCTTGAAGAAGAAAGTGAATTATATGATATCGAAGAATCCGCAATAAAAAAAATAGATATGTTGGAGAAACAGGTTGCAAGAAGTCTTGAACTTGAAAAAGCTCTTTCTCAGTGGGAAGATATTTTTAACCAAACACATTGGGGAGTAGCTGTTCATAAAGGTGCAAGTAACTATTTTGAAATGGTCAATCCTGCTTTTTGCAGAATGTACGGCTATAGTGAAAAAGAGCTTAAAGATAAAAGTGTTCAGGAACTCTTTAGTGATGAGAGTTTAGAAGTATTGGATGAAAAACAAAAAGAAGCGTTTACTAAAGGGTTTGTATCTTTTGAAGCAATCCATGTCCGTAAAGACGGCTCAAAATTTCCCGTAAACATAGACATAACCGTTATAAAAAACGAGAACGGAGAAATCCTTTATCATATAGCCAATGTTAGGGATATTACTGAGCAAAAACAAGCAAATGCAAGACTTCTATTGAAAAAATTTGCAATAGATCATATAAACGAATCAATCTACTTAGCAGATGAAAACGGAAAATTTTATTACGTGAATGAAGGTGCATGCCGCTCTTTAGGATATACGCAGGAGGAGATGTTAAAACTTGGCGTTGCTGATATAGATCCTGATTGGCCAGCGGAGAGATGGAGTGAAAATTGGGAATTTTTAAAAGAGCATAAAACAGCTATAATGGCGCTGCGTCATCAACGAAAAGATGGGACTATTTTTCCTGTTGAGATTGTAGCTAATTATTTCGTATATGACGGTGTACCTTACATAATGGGATTTGCCAGAGATATCACGGAGCGACTTCTACTAGAAGAACAAAGAGATAATGAGCGAATGCGTCTCTTTTTTGAACGTCAGCTTGTAGGTATGGCTATTACGTCTGCAAATAAAGGATGGTTGCAGGTCAACGATAAATTTTGTGAGATGCTTGGTTATTCTAGAGAAGAACTAGAAGGCTTAACGTGGAACGATCTTACCCATCCTGATGATTTGACATCGTCATTTGAGTATTTTGAACGTCTTATAAATGGAGATATAGATGATTATATGGTCGAAAAACGATATATCCGTAAAGATAAGGAAGTAGTATATACAAACCTCGCAGTTAGTTGTGTACGCAGTCAAGATGGCAGTGTAGAGTATATCTTAGCACTTTTAGAAGATATAACAGAACGAAAGCAGATGGAAGATTCATTGCGTAAAAATCAAAAATTTCTTGTTGATGCACAGAGGGTTTCTCATGTAGGGAGTTGGGAACTTGATATACAAAACAACATCCTTTCATGGTCGGATGAGACATACAGAATTTTTGAGCTAAACAAGGAAGATGTTAGCAATCTTCATAAGACTTTTTACGATTATGTTCACCCTGATGACAGAGAGATGGTAAGCACTCTATATGAAGAGTCGTTAAAAACCAAACTTCCGTATGAGGTAGATCATAAAATTCTGATGCCTGATGGCAGGGTCAAGTATGTTACGGAGAGATGTGAGACATCATATGATGAAAACGGTATATCTCTTTACTCCATAGGAACTGTACATGATATTACAGAGCGTAAACTAATGGAGAAAGAACTTGCCGACTCACATAGTTTTCTAAACAAACTGATAGACTCAGTGCCTGATCCAATCTTTGTAAAAGACAGAGAACATAGATGGAAAATATTAAACAAGGCTTTTTGTGAGTTTATAGAAAAATCTCATAGTGAATTAATCGGTAAATCAGATTACGATTTTTTCCCAAAAGAGGAAGCCGATGTATTTTGGGAAAAAGATGAATTTGTATTTAATTCAAAAGATGTAAACATAAATGAAGAAGACTTTACCTCTTCAGACGGTGTGACGCATCGCATTGAAACCGTTAAGTCTATGTTTGAAAACGGTGACGGAAAGCAGTACCTTGTAGGGACTATACGTGATATTACAAAGCGAATAGAGGCTACAAATGCTCTTAAAGAAAAAAGTGATGAGCTTCAAAAAGCACTAGCTTTTAATGAGGGAATTATAAATGCAATACCGGATCTACTCTTTGAGGTTGATAAAGACGGAGTTTATGTCGGTGTATGGGCACAGGATAAGGAGTTATTAGTATCACAAAGAGAGATACTTTTAGGTAAAAACTATAAAGATGTACTTCCTCCTGATGTAGTAAAAGTCGCTTCAGAAAGTATAAATGAGGTCGATGAAAAAGGTTACTCTTTAGGAAACTCATACTCTCTTGAACTGACAAGCGGCAAAAAGTGGTTTGAACTCTCTGTTTCAAAAAAATCATCTTCAGATACATATATGGTTCTTGCCCGTGATATTACAAAACGCAAAGAGGCAGAAGAAGCCGTAATAGAGTTAAATATGTCTTTAGAAAATAGGGTAGCAGAACGTACTTTGGAATTACAACAGTCGCTGGAGTTTACCAAGGGGATCATAAATGCTATTCCCGATCTGCTTTTTGAGGTGGATAGAGAAGGGACTTATTTGGGTGTCTGGGCACAAAATGAGGAGTTGTTAGCTACTCAAAAAGAGTATCTATTAGGCAAAAATTTTAAAGATGTCCTTTCCGGTGAGGCTACTAAGATCGCTTTAGAAGGCATAAAGGAAGCGGATGAGAAAGGGCTTTCATTTGGTAAAATTATAAAAATTGATTTAGATGATGGTGAACACTGGTTTGAACTCTCCACTTCTGCTAAACGTATAAGCGGCACATTCTTAGTAATTTCAAGAGATATTACGTACCGTAAAAAAGCAGAAGATTCTCTAAGAGAGAGTGAAGAAAAATTTAGGGCTATGGTGGAGAACTCTCCTGATGTAATTATTCGCTATGACCTTGACGGTCGTAGAACTTATGTAAATCCTATTGGTCAATTACTTATGAATAAGCCTCTAGAAAATATTATAGGTAAAGCCCCTAAAGATAACTCACCGCTTCCAACTACACATGAATTTGAAAAAGTTTTTGCTAAAGTTGTTTCTGAAGGGAAAGAACTTACGATAGAAGCTCCTTATATTATGCCAAACGGTGAAGAGAGATGGGGAGAACAGAGAATTATACCTGAATTGGATGATAACGGAAATGTAGTAAGTGTACTCTTAGTAGGGCGAGATTTAACGGAACGTAAAAAGCTGGAATCGATGCATCAAGAGTTAGAACTTTTAGGCTCAGCTCTTGATCATACATCAGAGGCTATATATCTTATAGACAATGACTTACTATCTATAATATATGTAAATGACGGTGCTTGTAAGATGCTAGGTTATACACAAGAAGAGTTATGTACAATGAACCTATCCGATATAGATGCAGAGCACTCACTAGATGAGATTGCCGATGTAAGTGCTGATGTGATAAAAAATCAGGAGTTGTTTTTTGAAACAAAACACAAGAAAAAGAACGGAGATATAATTGATGTCGAAATTGTTGGAAGTACATTTATATTTAATAATAAACGTGTAGGCTTGTCGGTAGTTAAAGATATTACCCATAAAAAAGAGAAAGATAAACAAGTTAAACTTTTACAAACTGCAATAAACCGTGGAAACGATGCCGTTTATATTATTGGAGATGATCGCTCAATTTTATATGTAAACGATGTAGCTTGTAATATGCTAGGATATACACGAGAAGAACTTTTACGTATGAAGGTTGAAGATATAGATAAGTATATGTCTACTGATGAGGTAGATAATGTTAAGACGGATCTGCTTAATAAAAAAGAGATTATTTTTAGAACCAAGCATCAAGCAAAAAATAAAAAATTAATTGACGTAGAGATTAAGGTGACTGAGTTTGAACACGACAAACAAACACTGAGACTATCTATAGTTAAAGCGTTATAA
- a CDS encoding PAS domain-containing protein — MQIYMRDNDFIVSKTDIKGRITYGNETFIKMSGYLESELLNSPHNILRHEDMPAIVFKLLWERLYEEKSINAFVKNKCKNGDYYWVFANVTPSYNEKGEVIGYYSVRRKPKEKAVKTVEAIYMDLLKVEKKEGLDGSFKLLKSILDSQGVSYDELIIELQK, encoded by the coding sequence ATGCAGATATATATGCGTGATAATGATTTTATAGTATCTAAAACAGATATAAAAGGACGAATAACATACGGTAATGAGACGTTTATAAAAATGTCTGGTTACCTTGAAAGTGAGCTTTTAAACTCCCCACATAATATTTTAAGACATGAAGATATGCCTGCTATAGTGTTTAAACTTTTATGGGAAAGACTTTATGAAGAAAAGTCAATAAATGCATTTGTAAAAAACAAGTGTAAAAACGGTGATTACTATTGGGTATTCGCGAATGTTACGCCTTCATATAACGAAAAAGGAGAAGTTATAGGTTATTACTCCGTTCGTCGTAAACCAAAAGAAAAGGCAGTAAAAACTGTTGAAGCTATATATATGGATCTATTAAAGGTGGAGAAAAAAGAGGGTTTAGATGGATCATTTAAACTGCTAAAAAGTATATTAGATTCTCAAGGAGTATCATATGATGAACTTATTATCGAACTTCAAAAATAA
- a CDS encoding CZB domain-containing protein, producing the protein MQKFSLTINSFNRDAKESAYNANILSNVFLVSLVKIDHSIFKSHAYSTVINTDKDKEILEHTECRFGKWYSGEGRERFGDYSEYKEIDISHKAVHDYAKDNLKYVKNNSVYEQENSKYIVENFKEMEDASTKLALLLNEMVEQQFLVSKDI; encoded by the coding sequence ATGCAAAAGTTTTCTTTAACAATCAATTCCTTCAATCGTGATGCTAAAGAATCTGCATATAATGCAAATATACTCTCAAATGTTTTTTTGGTATCACTTGTTAAGATAGACCATTCTATATTTAAATCACATGCCTACTCAACTGTTATAAATACAGATAAAGATAAAGAGATTCTTGAACACACTGAGTGTAGATTCGGTAAATGGTATTCAGGAGAAGGAAGAGAACGATTTGGAGATTATTCTGAATATAAAGAGATAGACATTTCTCACAAGGCTGTACACGATTATGCTAAAGATAATTTAAAGTATGTAAAAAACAATAGCGTATATGAACAGGAAAATTCTAAATATATTGTAGAAAACTTTAAAGAGATGGAAGATGCAAGTACAAAGCTTGCACTGTTATTAAATGAGATGGTAGAACAACAGTTTTTAGTTTCAAAGGATATATAG
- a CDS encoding helix-turn-helix domain-containing protein — protein sequence MKKNLFTIKEVSVILNIPEVTVLDLISSHKLEYYKIDNKIRVSELHIVNYLKSNSKKIQWIKKDNIFNNSRTKLFSFVNSFFKRSKEKVFFYKNKVKKNHLTMLNDLVLLKEIDLVQGIKYNSKQLKERYPNKIVTVNNTQFIQKKVLCNKAKQAVTQLNNHVHLGELTDYIKKHKNFIQNETALLKNERNDFFEFTMVANVPFVKLNQDIKNTLDKLENSKD from the coding sequence ATGAAGAAAAATCTTTTTACTATAAAAGAAGTCTCAGTTATTTTAAATATACCTGAGGTTACAGTTTTAGACCTGATAAGCTCACATAAACTGGAATATTACAAAATAGATAATAAAATAAGAGTAAGTGAACTTCATATTGTAAATTATTTAAAATCAAATTCAAAAAAAATACAATGGATAAAAAAAGATAATATATTTAACAACAGCAGAACTAAACTTTTTAGCTTTGTAAATTCCTTTTTTAAGCGTAGTAAAGAAAAAGTTTTTTTTTACAAAAATAAAGTAAAAAAAAATCATCTTACGATGCTTAACGATCTAGTTTTATTAAAAGAGATAGACCTTGTTCAAGGTATTAAATACAATTCAAAGCAACTAAAAGAACGATACCCTAATAAAATAGTTACAGTAAACAACACCCAATTTATTCAAAAAAAAGTTTTATGTAATAAAGCAAAACAAGCTGTCACACAACTAAATAATCACGTTCACCTAGGTGAACTTACCGATTACATCAAAAAACATAAAAATTTTATTCAAAACGAAACTGCTTTATTAAAAAATGAGCGTAACGACTTTTTCGAATTCACTATGGTTGCAAATGTTCCGTTTGTCAAACTAAATCAAGATATAAAAAATACATTGGATAAACTGGAAAATTCAAAAGATTAA